Proteins from a genomic interval of Oncorhynchus clarkii lewisi isolate Uvic-CL-2024 chromosome 13, UVic_Ocla_1.0, whole genome shotgun sequence:
- the LOC139424096 gene encoding cdc42 effector protein 4-like, protein MPILKQLVSGSSQTKQRRSRMDLTREMISAPLGDFRHTMHVGRSGDAFGDTSFLSTHSGEAPHQAEPQAHPHSPRPGLLSRTFRSSKRSQSVTRVDQRDCSLAPPGGSPTFVKNAMSLPFLNDENGDHVDGGHRVPKSLSSSPLKQLNEQDGGGGTRPSNGAAAGARSLELDERSFGELTDLPSPSRGYYGGGMKHAVSVMSFHIDLGPSMLGDILGVMEKEDDDLGYEEGKSSEGRASPTLLLGREVGGEEEGEEEEPEAELLQLQEEAVPVPVSPTSSVEPEVGEDEGAPYTPEYTPEPRPKHLQHRLDTCSVSSSASGSAHVEQEKPDGQLHGGDTNSATFSAPPEEEELGKFSSFLEDEDDEIRV, encoded by the coding sequence ATGCCCATCCTAAAGCAGCTGGTATCTGGTTCGTCCCAGACCAAACAGCGCCGCTCCCGGATGGACCTGACCCGGGAGATGATCAGCGCTCCCCTGGGGGACTTCCGCCACACCATGCACGTGGGTCGCAGCGGGGACGCCTTCGGGGacacctctttcctctccacCCACTCCGGGGAGGCCCCCCACCAGGCCGAACCCCAGGCCCATCCCCACTCCCCCCGCCCGGGGCTTTTATCCAGAACCTTCCGCAGCAGCAAACGCTCCCAGTCCGTCACCAGAGTGGACCAGAGAGACTGCTCGCTAGCGCCACCCGGTGGCTCGCCCACCTTCGTGAAGAACGCCATGTCTCTCCCCTTCCTCAATGATGAAAACGGTGACCATGTTGATGGAGGACACAGGGTGCCGAAGAGCCTCTCGTCCAGCCCACTGAAACAACTGAATGAGCAGGATGGAGGTGGAGGTACCAGGCCGTCTAATGGGGCCGCTGCTGGGGCCCGATCTCTGGAGCTGGATGAGAGGAGCTTTGGGGAGCTGACTGACCTGCCAAGCCCCAGCCGCGGGTACTACGGAGGAGGGATGAAGCACGCTGTGTCGGTCATGTCGTTCCACATCGACCTGGGGCCCTCCATGTTGGGGGACATCCTGGGGGTGATGGAGAAGGAGGATGATGATCTGGGATACGAGGAGGGGAAGAGCAGTGAGGGACGGGCCTCTCCTACACTACTCCtggggagggaggtgggaggagaggaggagggagaagaagaggaacCGGAAGCTGAGCTACTGCAGCTGCAGGAGGAGGCGGTCCCTGTACCTGTGAGTCCAACCAGCTCTGTAGAACCTGAGGTGGGAGAGGACGAGGGTGCACCCTACACCCCAGAGTACACCCCAGAGCCCCGCCCTAAACACCTGCAGCACCGATTAGATACCTGTTCTGTGTCCAGCTCCGCCTCTGGCTCCGCCCACGTGGAGCAGGAGAAACCAGACGGACAGCTCCACGGGGGAGATACAAACAGCGCCACTTTCAGCGCACCACCTGAGGAAGAGGAGCTGGGAAAGTTTTCTTCCTTCTTGGAGGACGAGGATGATGAGATCCGTGTATGA